From the genome of Streptomyces sp. NBC_01341, one region includes:
- a CDS encoding ABC1 kinase family protein yields the protein MSDLPRKAVTRTAKLAALPLGFAGRATWGLGKRIGGKSAEIVAREVQQRTADQLFKVLGELKGGAMKLGQALSVFESALPEDIAGPYRAALTKLQEAAPPMPTRTVHKVLAERLGEDWRDLFEEFDDQPSAAASIGQVHRAVWHDGRAVAVKVQYPGAGEALLSDLTQLSRFARLLGPLVPGMDIKPLITELRDRVSEELDYELEAAAQQEHAAEFDGDPDVVIPGVVHQSEQVLVTEWIEGIPLSEVIADGTQEQRDRAGQLLARFLFSGPARTGLLHADPHPGNFRLLPPADTDDSGTGGSGTVDSGIVDEDTAGGAAGLDGDFGRWRLGVLDFGTVDRLPGGLPRAIGDALRMTLDGDADGVYASLRGDGFVKDSIELEPDAVLDYLLPIIEPAQVDEFAFSRSWLRSQAGRIADPRSPAHQLGKQLNLPPSYLLIHRVTLSTIGVLCQLGATVRLRDELESWLPGFVLDAESDEPYPEDEDAPAAAQETAPVDA from the coding sequence ATGTCTGATCTTCCGCGGAAGGCGGTCACCCGTACCGCGAAGCTGGCTGCTCTGCCGCTGGGCTTCGCCGGCCGTGCCACATGGGGTCTGGGCAAGCGGATCGGCGGCAAGTCCGCCGAGATCGTGGCCCGGGAGGTCCAGCAGCGCACGGCAGACCAGCTCTTCAAGGTCCTGGGCGAGCTGAAGGGCGGTGCGATGAAGCTCGGGCAGGCGCTGTCGGTCTTCGAGTCCGCCCTCCCGGAGGACATCGCCGGCCCGTATCGCGCGGCTCTCACCAAGCTGCAGGAGGCGGCCCCGCCGATGCCGACCCGCACCGTCCACAAGGTGCTGGCGGAAAGGCTGGGCGAGGACTGGCGGGACCTCTTCGAAGAGTTCGACGATCAGCCCTCCGCCGCGGCGTCGATCGGACAGGTCCACCGCGCGGTGTGGCACGACGGACGTGCCGTCGCCGTCAAAGTGCAGTACCCCGGGGCCGGGGAGGCGCTGCTCTCCGACCTGACGCAGCTCAGCCGCTTCGCACGGCTGCTCGGCCCCCTGGTTCCCGGCATGGACATCAAGCCCCTCATCACCGAGCTCCGCGACCGCGTCTCGGAGGAGCTGGACTACGAGCTGGAGGCGGCGGCCCAGCAGGAGCACGCCGCGGAGTTCGACGGCGACCCGGACGTGGTGATCCCCGGAGTGGTGCACCAGTCGGAACAGGTCCTGGTGACGGAGTGGATCGAGGGCATACCGCTGTCGGAGGTGATCGCCGACGGCACGCAGGAGCAGCGGGACAGGGCGGGTCAGCTGCTGGCGCGCTTCCTGTTCTCCGGGCCTGCCCGCACCGGCCTGCTGCACGCCGATCCTCACCCGGGGAACTTCCGGCTTCTGCCCCCGGCAGACACCGACGATTCCGGCACCGGCGGCTCGGGGACCGTCGATTCCGGCATCGTCGACGAGGACACTGCGGGCGGGGCCGCCGGGCTCGACGGGGACTTCGGCCGATGGCGCCTGGGGGTTCTGGACTTCGGCACGGTCGACCGTCTGCCGGGCGGTCTGCCGCGCGCCATCGGTGATGCCCTGCGGATGACGCTGGACGGCGACGCCGACGGCGTCTACGCCTCCCTCCGCGGGGACGGATTCGTCAAGGACTCGATCGAGCTGGAACCCGACGCGGTCCTGGACTATCTCCTGCCGATCATCGAGCCGGCTCAGGTGGACGAATTCGCCTTCTCCCGCTCCTGGTTGCGCAGCCAGGCCGGGCGTATCGCAGACCCTCGTTCCCCCGCGCACCAGTTGGGGAAGCAGCTGAACCTCCCGCCGTCGTATCTGCTGATACACCGGGTCACGCTCAGCACGATCGGTGTGCTGTGCCAACTGGGCGCGACCGTACGGCTTCGGGACGAACTGGAATCCTGGCTGCCCGGGTTCGTCCTCGACGCGGAATCCGACGAGCCGTACCCCGAGGACGAGGATG
- a CDS encoding ThiF family adenylyltransferase: MHPMLKPALRRAWRGRNTVQFGVTPAHAVTLGPMDIATGSFLELLDGTRGLPLLREEARALDLSDRHVDILVSRLTEAGLLDDPGAGGAEAEALRRRAETLERQRPDAASLSVVHPAPGGGLRTLAARRSMRVQVRGAGRVGATIAAVLSSSGVGRVDVLDGGRTEPSDVAPGGLPAASVGERRDTAARQLVRRSAVGRPPRADEPGGVPAGGEPALSLIVVAPRDGLAVHAPAPDVAAPWIASGTPHLYAGVVEATGVVGPLVLPGGTGCAGCLALHRAERDPQWPRMLAQWRSGRRTAVQACDLGLATAVAGLAAAHALSFLDGELPASTGTRWEAAMPMLDWRSARLGPHLDCACGAAGHTEGELTSATGSPQDTMAG; encoded by the coding sequence ATGCATCCGATGCTGAAGCCCGCCCTCCGGCGCGCCTGGCGTGGACGGAACACCGTGCAATTCGGTGTGACGCCCGCGCACGCGGTGACTCTGGGGCCGATGGATATCGCCACCGGAAGTTTTCTGGAACTACTCGACGGAACACGCGGACTGCCCCTTCTCCGCGAAGAGGCCAGAGCACTGGATCTGTCGGACCGTCATGTGGACATTCTCGTTTCACGCCTCACGGAAGCCGGACTGCTCGACGATCCCGGTGCGGGCGGCGCGGAGGCCGAGGCGCTGCGCCGGCGGGCCGAGACCCTGGAGCGTCAGCGCCCGGACGCCGCGTCGCTCTCCGTCGTCCATCCGGCTCCGGGCGGCGGGCTGCGCACACTGGCCGCACGACGCTCGATGCGCGTGCAGGTGCGGGGTGCCGGAAGGGTGGGCGCGACGATCGCGGCAGTCCTTTCCTCGTCCGGTGTCGGCAGGGTCGATGTGCTCGACGGAGGCCGGACGGAGCCCTCGGACGTCGCACCCGGAGGGCTCCCGGCGGCTTCGGTGGGAGAGCGGCGGGACACGGCGGCCCGGCAACTGGTACGCCGGTCCGCGGTCGGAAGACCTCCCAGGGCGGACGAGCCGGGCGGAGTGCCGGCGGGAGGCGAGCCCGCACTGTCCCTGATCGTGGTGGCCCCCAGGGACGGCCTCGCGGTCCATGCCCCTGCCCCGGATGTCGCCGCGCCCTGGATCGCCTCGGGCACACCACACCTGTACGCGGGTGTGGTGGAGGCCACAGGAGTGGTCGGCCCGCTGGTGCTTCCCGGCGGCACGGGCTGTGCGGGATGTCTCGCGCTGCACCGTGCGGAGCGGGATCCCCAGTGGCCCAGGATGCTCGCGCAGTGGAGGTCCGGGCGGCGCACCGCGGTGCAGGCATGCGATCTGGGTCTGGCTACGGCGGTGGCCGGACTCGCCGCAGCCCATGCGCTGTCCTTCCTCGACGGAGAGCTGCCGGCCAGCACGGGCACGAGGTGGGAGGCAGCGATGCCCATGCTGGACTGGCGATCGGCACGGCTCGGCCCCCACCTCGACTGCGCCTGCGGTGCGGCCGGGCACACTGAGGGGGAACTCACCTCCGCGACCGGCTCCCCGCAGGACACAATGGCCGGGTGA